A genomic region of Amphiura filiformis unplaced genomic scaffold, Afil_fr2py scaffold_89, whole genome shotgun sequence contains the following coding sequences:
- the LOC140144865 gene encoding craniofacial development protein 2-like translates to MTDTRRQRPPVPSSSFAPDQGGGSSKQGEERLVELEEELEGVKWDIIGLGEVRRRGEDFTELKSGHHFYHIGTKDKSEAGVGFLIHKSIAGNITEVKGINERLAQLTVKINKRYKIKVIQVYAPTSTHNDEEVDKLYEEITELLKNSKAQFTIVMGDFNAKVGKREDGEECTIGKFGSGERNDRGDRLIEFSISNKLKIMNTFFKKPASRKWTWRSPDGSTKNEIDFILTDSPHIIQDVKTVNKVNSSINLEKLQEKRIEFQLQLQNQFQLLADECPEERTLELWNDQIVETTQKLAMDIAGKKPKTRATKISDSTRTLMEKRRSMKAEEQTYSGLNIQKPARQSEKSYGKIYGATTPR, encoded by the exons ATGACAGACACAAGAAGGCAAAGGCCCCCAGTCCCCAGCAGCTCATTTGCTCCGGACCAAGGTGGCGGTTCGTCAAAGCAAGGA GAAGAAAGACTAGTGGAGTTGGAAGAAGAACTAGAAGGGGTAAAATGGGACATCATCGGATTGGGTGAAGTCCGAAGACGAGGAGAAGATTTCACAGAGTTAAAGAGTGGCCACCATTTCTACCACATTGGAACCAAGGACAAAAGTGAAGCAGGGGTCGGCTTCCTGATACACAAAAGCATCGCAGGAAAtataactgaggtcaaaggtataAATGAACGCCTAGCTCAGCTGACAGTAAAAATAAACAAGAGATACAAGATAAAAGTTATTCAAGTCTACGCTCCAACCTCAACACACAATGATGAAGAGGTGGACAAACTCTATGAGGAAATAACTGAACTACTAAAGAACAGCAAGGCTCAATTCACAATAGTAATGGGTGACTTTAATGCCAAAGTTGGAAAAAGAGAGGATGGAGAAGAGTGCACAATTGGTAAATTTGGGAGTGGAGAACGAAATGATAGGGGTGACCGACTCATCGAATTCTCAATCAGTAACAAGCTGAAAATAAtgaacacttttttcaaaaagccaGCAAGTAGGAAATGGACCTGGAGAAGCCCAGATGGAAGCACAAAGAATGAAATTGACTTCATACTCACAGACAGTCCACACATCATTCAAGACGTAAAGACAGTCAACAAAGTGAAC AGCAGCATCAACCTAGAGAAGTTGCAGGAAAAGAGAATAGAATTCCAACTGCAGCTGCAAAACCAGTTCCAACTTTTGGCAGATGAATGTCCAGAAGAGAGGACTCTAGAATTATGGAATGACCAGATAGTGGAAACAACACAAAAACTGGCCATGGATATTGCAGGAAAGAAACCAAAGACTCGAGCAACAAAGATATCAGATTCGACCAGAACACTCATGGAGAAGAGAAGATCGATGAAAGCAGAGGAACAAACATACAGCGGGTTGAATATACAGAAACCTGCAAGACAATCAGAAAAAAGCTACGGGAAGATATACGGAGCTACAACACCAAGATGA
- the LOC140144866 gene encoding uncharacterized protein, with translation MIKSTIEENKSLKKTYKKLAQGEQKITSLLDSNGQEITDQDEILKRIEEFYEQLYASDTETDEPGEPQEEIPNVTNWEVQHAVNQMKRGKSPGPDNVLIDTIKEGGTS, from the coding sequence ATGATCAAATCCACAATTGAGGAAAACAAAAGTCTGAAGAAAACATATAAGAAACTAGCGCAGGGGGAACAGAAAATTACAAGCCTCCTCGATAGCAATGGGCAAGAAATCACAGACCAAGACGAAATTCTGAAAAGGATAGAAGAATTCTATGAACAACTATATGCCAGTGACACAGAAACAGATGAACCAGGAGAACCACAAGAAGAAATACCCAATGTCACAAATTGGGAGGTACAGCATGCTGTAAACCAAATGAAGAGAGGAAAGTCTCCTGGACCGGACAATGTGCTCATCGACACAATCAAAGAAGGAGGGACATCATAA